TTCCAGAAATCCAGGATCTGGCTCTGGCTACGCGTGACATAGGCGAAGTCGGGCGTCAGCAGCCGGGCGCGTTCGGCGTCCGACAGCGCCAGCTGCTGGGCAAGTTCCGGCGGCAGCGTGGCGGTGGTGACCGTCGGCACATAGCCCATGCGGTCGGCGAAACCGGCCTGCGCCTTGGGATCCAGCATGGCATCGAGGTAGCGCCAGGCATTGTCCTTGTTGCGGGCGTTTTTCGGCACGCCCGCCTCGAACACGATGGTGGTCGCGCCTTCCGCCGGCACCACGTGCTTCAAGGGAATGCCGGCCTTCTGCCACATGAAGCCGCGCGCCATCCACATGACGGTGAGCCAGACCTCCTCGGCCTTCAGCGCCGCGGCCAGCGCCTCGTTGGACGGATAGAGCTTCACGTCGAGCGAGCGCCATTCCATCAGCTTCTTCTGGGCCGGCTCGTAGTTCGACACGCTGCCGCCGCCGGCCAGCGCCGCGGATTCGGTATTGGCGAGGTAGAGAATGTCCGAAAGCCCGACCCGGCCGCGCCATTTCGGATCGAACAGGTCGGCGTAGGACTTCGGCGGCACCGGCACCTTGTTCGGATTGTAGAGGATCACCCGGTAGGAATAGATGTGCGGGATGGCGTAGCTCTTGCGCAGCGCCGGGATGATCGCGCTCGCCCCCTTCACCTTGTCGAGCGGCACCTCGTCGAACACGCCCTGCTGGGCGATCAGGTACATGTCGCTGTCGGACAGGCAGGCGACGTCCATGGCGCCGCGCCGGCTTTGCCGTTCGGCGATCAGCTTGGTCTTGCGCGGGTCGGCATTGGCGAGGTCCTGCAGGATCTCGACGCCTTGCGGCTTCATCAGCGGGGTGTCGATCATCTGGCGCAGCAGCTCGCCATAATCGCCGCCCCAGGTGCCGATGATCGCCTGGTTGGCTTGGGCCTCGGCCAGGCCGGGCAGGCCGGCGGTATAGGCTGCGAGCGCACCGGCGCCCATCAATGTATCGCGACGGGTCAGGCTCATGATCAGGCTCCTTGGTGCAGATCTTGGCGGTGCAGATCTTGGTGGTGGATGTCGTCGGTCGGCGGCAGGATGCGGGCGGCGGCCTGGTCCCAGCTCACCGTCACCGGTTCGCCCGGGCGCAGGCCTTTCAAGGGGTCGTCGCCGGCCGGCGTCGCCTGGACGGCGAGCAGGCTGAGGCCGCCGAGGTCGAGGTGATATTCGGTCTGGGCGCCGAGATAGGTCACGGCGGAAAGGCGCGCCGGCACGCCGGACTGCTGGTCGGGCCGACTGCCGGCCTGGAGCAGGATCCGTTCGGGGCGGAGCGCTATCGTTCCGGCCGCCGTTTTCGCCGTATCGGTGGCGCAGGGGATGAGCACGCCGGAGCCGGCACGGAACTGGCCGTCGGCCTCGACCGCGCCCTCGATCAGGTTGCAGCGGCCGACGAAGCCGGCGACGAAGGCATCGGCCGGGCGTTCGTAGAGGTCTTCCGCCGTGCCGATCTGGCGCACCCGGCCGCGGTCCATCACGACGAGCCGGTCGGCCATGGTCAGCGCCTCCTCCTGGTCGTGGGTGACGATCAGGGTGGTCAGGCCGAGCCGCTGCTGCAGGTTGCGGATTTCGAGCCGCACCTCGCCACGCAGTTTGGCGTCGAGATTGGACAAGGGCTCGTCGAGCAGGAAGACGGCGGGGTTGATGACCAGCGCGCGGGCCAGCGCCACGCGCTGCTGCTGGCCGCCGGAAAGCTCGCGGGGCAGCCGCTGGCTCAGGTGATCGAGCCGCACCATGCGCAGCACCTCGGCAATGCGCGTGTCGCGTTCGGCCTGGCCGACCTTGCGCATTTCCAGGCCGAAGGAGATGTTTTCGGCCACCGTCATATGCGGGAACAGGGCATAGGACTGGAACACCATGCCGGTGTCGCGGGCATGCGGCGGCTTGGCCGTCACGTCCTCGCCGCCGATGATCACCCGGCCGGCGGTGGGTTTGATGAAACCCGCCACCATGCGCAGCGTCGTGGTCTTGCCGCAGCCCGACGGCCCGAGCAGCGCCACCAGCTCGCCCTCGGCCACATCGAGGTCGACGCCGGCGACGGCGAGCGCCTCGTTGTAGCGCTTGGAGAGCTGTTCGAGCCTGAGATTGCCCATCGTGCGTCCTTGAAACCTAGAGAACCCTGGACAGCTTCACGAACCGGTCGGTGATCAGCATGAGGGCGCCGATCAGCACGATCTGGACGGTCGCGACCGCTGCCAGTGTCGGATCCATGCGGAATTCCAGATAGTTGAGCATCGCCACCGGCAGCGTGGTCAGCCCCGGGCCGACCAGCAGCAAGGTGATCTCGAGATTCTCGAAACTGGCGATGAAGGAAAAGATCGAGGCCGCCACGATGCCCGGCCTGAGCATCGGCAAGGTGATGCGGGTGAACACCACGAAAGGGCTGGCGCCGAGATTGGCGGCGGCTTCTTCCGGCGCCCGGTCGAGGCCCTGCAGGCTGGCGGTGGCGAGCCGCACCGTCCAGGGAATGGTCAACAGCACATGGGCCGCGACCAGGCCGACAATGGTGGCGTTGACGTCGTGGTCGAGGGCGTTTTCGAGCTTCAGGTAGAACATGTAGAGCGCCGCGCCCGCCACCACGCCGGGCATGGCGAGCGGGCCGAGCAGCAGGCTGTTGATCGCCGGCTTGCCGGGCAGGCTGGAGCGCACCAGGGCGAGCGCGGCTGCCGTGCCGAGCGGCACGCCGATGATCGTCGCGGCGAGCGCCACCTTCAGGCTGGTCTCGAAGCCACGGGCGAATTCCCGTTTCGACCAGGCATTGACATACCATTGGAAGGTCAGCCCGCTCGGCGGGAAGGAGACG
This portion of the Phreatobacter stygius genome encodes:
- a CDS encoding extracellular solute-binding protein, whose protein sequence is MSLTRRDTLMGAGALAAYTAGLPGLAEAQANQAIIGTWGGDYGELLRQMIDTPLMKPQGVEILQDLANADPRKTKLIAERQSRRGAMDVACLSDSDMYLIAQQGVFDEVPLDKVKGASAIIPALRKSYAIPHIYSYRVILYNPNKVPVPPKSYADLFDPKWRGRVGLSDILYLANTESAALAGGGSVSNYEPAQKKLMEWRSLDVKLYPSNEALAAALKAEEVWLTVMWMARGFMWQKAGIPLKHVVPAEGATTIVFEAGVPKNARNKDNAWRYLDAMLDPKAQAGFADRMGYVPTVTTATLPPELAQQLALSDAERARLLTPDFAYVTRSQSQILDFWNKQFKG
- a CDS encoding ABC transporter ATP-binding protein translates to MGNLRLEQLSKRYNEALAVAGVDLDVAEGELVALLGPSGCGKTTTLRMVAGFIKPTAGRVIIGGEDVTAKPPHARDTGMVFQSYALFPHMTVAENISFGLEMRKVGQAERDTRIAEVLRMVRLDHLSQRLPRELSGGQQQRVALARALVINPAVFLLDEPLSNLDAKLRGEVRLEIRNLQQRLGLTTLIVTHDQEEALTMADRLVVMDRGRVRQIGTAEDLYERPADAFVAGFVGRCNLIEGAVEADGQFRAGSGVLIPCATDTAKTAAGTIALRPERILLQAGSRPDQQSGVPARLSAVTYLGAQTEYHLDLGGLSLLAVQATPAGDDPLKGLRPGEPVTVSWDQAAARILPPTDDIHHQDLHRQDLHQGA
- a CDS encoding ABC transporter permease, which produces MRASDDPLRLAEATAGPASGTATLPAASAPILASAGRIAFRLAVIAAYALIFAPVVLVVITSFFADEIVSFPPSGLTFQWYVNAWSKREFARGFETSLKVALAATIIGVPLGTAAALALVRSSLPGKPAINSLLLGPLAMPGVVAGAALYMFYLKLENALDHDVNATIVGLVAAHVLLTIPWTVRLATASLQGLDRAPEEAAANLGASPFVVFTRITLPMLRPGIVAASIFSFIASFENLEITLLLVGPGLTTLPVAMLNYLEFRMDPTLAAVATVQIVLIGALMLITDRFVKLSRVL